A region from the Halobacillus mangrovi genome encodes:
- the rseP gene encoding RIP metalloprotease RseP has product MTTVIAFVLMFGLLVFVHEWGHLIFAKRAGMLAREFAIGFGPKIFAFTRNETLYTIRLLPIGGYVRVAGEDPEIIELKAGHHIGLEFSEEGKVNRIIVNNKSKHPQARVIEVERADLDHRLVIEGYEIDEDEKLIFEVDPKAMFVMDEKETQIAPYDRQFASKSVPQRAMQLFAGPLMNFVLAIVLFMILGFIQGVPADEAKLGEIQENSPAEKSGLMAGDEVVAIDGESVSSWEEFTMIVQEHPNEEITLTVERNDQTEQIQVTPASIEDRERTIGQVGVARAFEDSFAKKLTFGFTQTYEWSALILTNLGKLVTGQFSLDMLSGPVGIYDATDKVVQTGLTNFMMWTAILSINLGIVNLLPLPALDGGRLLFVGLEGVRGKPIDPQKEGIVHFIGFALLMLLMLVVTWNDIQRLFL; this is encoded by the coding sequence TTGACTACAGTGATTGCATTTGTACTCATGTTCGGCCTTTTGGTGTTTGTTCATGAGTGGGGGCATCTCATTTTTGCCAAACGAGCAGGTATGCTAGCTCGTGAATTCGCAATTGGTTTCGGGCCAAAAATATTTGCTTTCACGAGAAATGAAACTTTGTACACGATCCGATTGTTGCCGATTGGAGGATATGTACGAGTAGCTGGAGAAGATCCAGAAATCATTGAACTGAAAGCCGGCCACCACATTGGTTTAGAATTCAGTGAGGAAGGAAAAGTTAACCGCATTATTGTCAACAACAAGTCTAAGCACCCCCAAGCTCGTGTTATAGAAGTTGAACGAGCAGATTTGGATCATAGACTCGTTATTGAAGGATATGAGATTGACGAAGATGAAAAGCTAATTTTTGAAGTTGACCCTAAGGCGATGTTCGTCATGGACGAAAAAGAAACACAAATTGCCCCTTATGATCGACAGTTCGCATCGAAGTCTGTTCCTCAAAGAGCCATGCAGCTGTTTGCAGGACCGTTGATGAACTTTGTATTAGCTATCGTCTTATTTATGATATTAGGTTTTATTCAAGGTGTACCGGCTGATGAAGCAAAACTGGGCGAAATTCAAGAGAACTCCCCTGCTGAAAAGTCTGGGCTGATGGCAGGAGATGAAGTAGTAGCCATCGATGGCGAATCTGTCAGTTCCTGGGAAGAGTTCACAATGATCGTTCAGGAACACCCTAATGAAGAAATTACACTGACTGTCGAGCGTAACGATCAGACAGAACAAATTCAAGTGACGCCAGCATCCATTGAAGATCGGGAGAGAACAATTGGCCAAGTTGGAGTTGCCCGGGCATTCGAAGATTCGTTCGCCAAAAAGTTAACGTTCGGATTTACGCAAACCTATGAATGGTCAGCATTGATCCTGACAAATTTAGGTAAACTTGTTACTGGTCAGTTCTCTCTAGACATGCTCTCTGGACCTGTCGGTATTTATGACGCAACCGATAAAGTTGTTCAAACAGGTTTAACGAACTTTATGATGTGGACGGCAATTTTGAGTATCAACTTAGGAATCGTCAATTTGCTTCCTCTGCCAGCACTAGATGGTGGAAGATTATTATTTGTCGGTCTTGAAGGGGTACGAGGAAAGCCGATCGATCCTCAAAAAGAAGGAATTGTTCATTTTATTGGATTTGCATTACTGATGTTATTAATGCTTGTCGTCACTTGGAACGATATCCAACGATTATTCTTGTAA